The Pseudobythopirellula maris genome has a window encoding:
- a CDS encoding CNNM domain-containing protein, with protein MEPLLKSLPELLAMAVLMALSGFFSCSEAAMFSLSRESRAAMGTGRVPERAAMRLLADPERLLTSILLWNLVINIAFFALASVLTLRLERAGESVLSKGVALASLLLIIIFSEMLPKNVGILWPRGLAAAVSLPLGAATKLVDPLLPALRATNNFAERLLIPRLEPEPYLELADLERAVALGSDANDPHLDDDQEQSARGEALEELEREVLHRVVALAGTRVDEVMRPRKRYAMFRPPVSLVDLEGEAPPSGYVLITEPDSDEIVAALPTTRLALLPAEHLERYAESVATIPWCATCSSALSELQETGCRVAAVINEYGDTIGVVTREDLLDAIFSDPETHASDWHWIRPVGVKGVDGDDETACEAAGGTPLRRLAKRFGVEFPESKSVTVAGLLHELLEHAPQEGDRLVWGGLVWVVVSTTEGHDGSGDTVARIAPASPADFHGGGA; from the coding sequence GTGGAACCCCTCCTGAAGTCGCTGCCCGAATTGCTCGCCATGGCGGTGCTGATGGCGCTCTCGGGATTTTTCTCGTGCAGCGAGGCGGCGATGTTCTCGCTCAGCCGCGAGTCGCGCGCCGCCATGGGGACCGGCCGGGTGCCGGAGCGGGCCGCCATGCGATTGCTCGCCGACCCGGAGCGGCTGCTCACGTCGATCTTGCTCTGGAACCTGGTGATCAACATCGCCTTTTTCGCGTTGGCGTCGGTTCTGACGCTGCGACTGGAGCGGGCCGGCGAGTCGGTGCTTTCCAAGGGCGTGGCGCTCGCCTCGTTGCTGCTGATCATCATCTTCAGCGAGATGCTCCCCAAGAACGTCGGCATCCTCTGGCCGCGCGGGCTGGCCGCCGCGGTGAGCTTGCCCCTGGGCGCCGCCACCAAGCTCGTCGACCCGCTGCTGCCGGCGCTGAGGGCGACGAACAACTTCGCCGAGCGGCTGCTGATCCCCCGGCTCGAGCCGGAGCCCTACCTCGAGCTTGCCGACCTGGAACGGGCCGTCGCGCTCGGTTCGGACGCCAACGACCCCCACCTGGACGACGACCAAGAGCAGTCCGCCCGGGGCGAAGCGCTCGAGGAGCTGGAGCGCGAGGTGCTGCACCGCGTGGTGGCGCTGGCCGGCACGCGTGTCGACGAGGTGATGCGGCCGCGCAAACGCTACGCGATGTTCCGCCCGCCCGTGTCGCTGGTCGACCTGGAAGGCGAGGCCCCGCCGAGCGGCTACGTGCTGATCACCGAGCCCGACAGCGACGAGATCGTGGCCGCTTTGCCAACCACGCGGCTCGCCCTGCTGCCCGCCGAGCACCTGGAGCGGTACGCCGAGAGTGTGGCGACCATCCCGTGGTGCGCCACCTGCTCCTCGGCCCTCAGCGAGCTGCAAGAAACCGGCTGCCGCGTGGCGGCGGTGATCAACGAGTACGGCGACACGATCGGCGTGGTCACACGCGAGGACCTGCTGGACGCGATCTTCAGCGACCCCGAAACCCACGCCAGCGACTGGCACTGGATCCGCCCGGTGGGCGTCAAAGGCGTGGATGGCGACGACGAGACCGCCTGCGAGGCGGCCGGCGGCACGCCGCTCCGCCGGTTGGCCAAGCGATTCGGCGTGGAGTTCCCCGAGTCGAAGAGCGTCACGGTGGCCGGCCTGCTGCACGAGTTGCTGGAGCACGCCCCGCAAGAGGGCGACCGTCTCGTCTGGGGCGGCTTGGTTTGGGTCGTGGTTTCGACGACCGAGGGACACGACGGCTCGGGCGACACGGTGGCTCGCATCGCCCCGGCCTCGCCGGCCGACTTCCACGGCGGGGGGGCCTGA